Within the Corallococcus silvisoli genome, the region CGGCCTCGCCCTCCCCTCCCGCCCGCCAGTCCGCCGCCGTGGGCCCCTTGTCCGGGAAGGCCGCGTGCACCTTCGCGGACAGGGCCCGTGCCGCGTCCGGCGACCACTCCGTCATGTCCGGCAGGCGGCTGGGGACCACGAGGGTGCTGGCGCGGTTCACGCCATCAGCGGCGGCTCGCCGCTCGGCGCCGCCGCTCGTGTCAGCGCCCACTCCGGCCCGCGGCGCCCTCCCCTCCGCGGCGCCCGATGCGACGGTCGCTCCCGCCGAGGCCGAGGCAGCGCCAGGCGATGGTTCGTGCCCTGCCTGCCCGCCTGGCATGAGCCTCAGGGGCCCTTCGGTCCCTCCCTCCACGGGGACGCCGTCCGCGAAGAGCTCCGGGGGCGCTCGCAGCCGCTCCCCTGGCGGCGCCGCCGTGAAGCTCGAGTCGCCCACCTCCACCGCCTGGAGCCATCCCCGCGCGTCGTAGCGGGCACGGAAGCGCGCGCCGAGCATCGTGCCCTCCACGCTCGTCGCGCTCCGCGTCGTGACACAGTGAAGGCCCTCCTGGCCGGACAGCTCCTCCCGGCCCTTCACGCAGCCCTCGGGCGGCGGCCCTCTCCACAGCCACAGCGCCTGCGGCACCGCGTCCGCGTCCTTCACGCGCCCCGTGGGATCCACCGCGAGCGTCACCTCGCGCACGCGCTCACCCGCCCGGCCTTCGCGCACGTGCAGGTGCCGGCTGGTGTACGTGAACCGCCCCGCGTCCAGCGCCAGGGAGACCGTCCCCACCGGCACGCCCCGCCACGCGAAGACGAACCGGGCGGCCCTCCCGGCTTCGGTGCCCGTGCTGGCGGGGATTCCCGGGAACACCAGCATCGCGATGGCGAAGAGGGCCTTCATGTATCGCGGAGCATGCGTCGAATTGAGGACCGGCGCGAGAAGGCGGGATAGCGTTCATCCCGTCCATGGGCGCCAAACGGTACCTCTTCTCGTTCGGGCTGGCGGCGGCCCTGGTCTCCGCCTTCATCCTGGGCCTGCTGTTGTGGTGGGTGACGGGCAAGCCGGACGACACGGCCGGGTGGGCGGTGCTGCTGCTCGGGGTTCCGTTCCTCTGGCTGGCGGGCAGCTACCTCGCGTGGTTCCGCTTCGCGGCGATGCGGCGGCGCGAGCGGCGCGACCTGATGTCACGCCTCGCCGAAGGCGACCTCACCACGCCCATCCACCAGGGCTTCGAGGGCCAGGAGGACCTGCGCCGCCTCATCCTCTCCCTGCGCCGCGCCATGTCCCAGGTGCAGCGCGTGACGAGCAACCTGCACCGCACCGGCAACGGCGTGAGCGACCAGGCCCGCATGTTGCTGGAGGCCGCGCGCCGTCAGGGCGGCGCCGTGGAGCGCACGCTCACCGCGGTGGCGGGCAACGGCACCAGCCTCCAGGTGGCCATCAAGCGCGTGCTGCACATCGAGACCTTCGCGCATGAGACCACGGGCGCCCTGCTGGAGATGACGGAGCGGCTGCACCAGGTGGTGGATGGCCTGGAGACGGTCAACGACTTCAGCCAGCGCACCAGCGGCCTCACCCAGGCGATGACGGAGCGGCTGACGCACATCGCGGCGTCGGGTGACGAGCTGGGCCGCTTCGCGTCCGAGGCGGAGGACTTCGTCGCGCTGGTGGAGGGCGGCATCGACGCCGTGCGCCGGCGGGCCACCGACACCAACAGCATGGCCATGGCCGTCACCGCCACCGCCCAGCGCGGCGAGACCCTGGTGGGCGACAGCGTGCAGGGCATGTACCGGGTGGAGGAGACGGTGCGCAAGGCGGCCGAGCTGATGGAGATGCTCGGCACGCG harbors:
- a CDS encoding transglutaminase domain-containing protein; this encodes MKALFAIAMLVFPGIPASTGTEAGRAARFVFAWRGVPVGTVSLALDAGRFTYTSRHLHVREGRAGERVREVTLAVDPTGRVKDADAVPQALWLWRGPPPEGCVKGREELSGQEGLHCVTTRSATSVEGTMLGARFRARYDARGWLQAVEVGDSSFTAAPPGERLRAPPELFADGVPVEGGTEGPLRLMPGGQAGHEPSPGAASASAGATVASGAAEGRAPRAGVGADTSGGAERRAAADGVNRASTLVVPSRLPDMTEWSPDAARALSAKVHAAFPDKGPTAADWRAGGEGEAGGCLAHALRFASLARAQGRKVGLVHGLLVVDGGPARPHAWVRVALRGGGTLDLDPTSLDPVRPDTHLPLALVSPEGPGLEAGERWLSLLRGDWRVVRATRTE